A region from the Lolium perenne isolate Kyuss_39 chromosome 4, Kyuss_2.0, whole genome shotgun sequence genome encodes:
- the LOC127297218 gene encoding NADH dehydrogenase [ubiquinone] 1 beta subcomplex subunit 7: protein MEAAAAAAGVQLGTSKPQIATQAEMAEERVPIAYRDQCAHLLIPLNKCRVSEFYLPWKCEPERHAYEKCEYELVMERMLKMQKIREAQAKGGATIGVPLIPSTAKLG, encoded by the coding sequence atggaggcggcggcggcagcggccggcGTGCAGCTGGGCACCTCGAAGCCGCAGATCGCGACCCAGGCGGAGATGGCGGAGGAGCGCGTGCCCATCGCCTACCGCGACCAGTGCGCCCACCTCCTCATCCCGCTCAACAAGTGCCGGGTCTCCGAGTTCTACCTGCCCTGGAAGTGCGAGCCCGAGCGCCACGCCTACGAGAAGTGCGAGTACGAGCTCGTCATGGAGCGGATGCTCAAGATGCAGAAGATCCGCGAGGCGCAGGCCAAGGGCGGCGCCACCATCGGCGTGCCCCTCATCCCGTCCACCGCCAAGCTCGGCTGA